From the genome of Bacteroidota bacterium:
AGGTTCGTCATATACTGTTACAATTACTGATGCAGCAGGTTGCAGCAAAACAGATGTTGTTGCGGTTAGCGCGGTTCCATCTGTTCCAATCAGTGTTTCAAAAAGCGATCTGGCTTGTAATGGTGCTAACACCGGCACTGCTACTGTTAATGTTACAGGTACTGTAACGATAGCATGGAGCAATGTACCTTCTGGTACAGGTGCAACAATTACAGGTTTAGCTGCAGGAACTTATGTGGTTTCTGTAACTGATGCAAACGGTTGTACTTCTGTAAGTACTGCTTCTATAACTGAGCCGACTGCACTTGTTCCTTCAGTTTCCTCGACTCAGGCGGCTTGCGGACAAAGCAATGGTACCGCAACTGTTACGAATGTAACGGGTGGTACTGCTCCTTATACATATGCTTGGACTCCGGGTGGTCCTGGTCAAACGATCAGCGGTTTATCTGCAGGTAATTATGTTGTGGTTATTACTGATGATAATGGCTGTACTGTAAGCGCATCAGCTACAGTAAACAACGTAGGCGGCCCTGTTCTGACTTCTATTACAGGAACTGATAACTTATGTTTCGGTCAATCAAATGGTACCGCTACAGTAACGGTAACTACCGGCACAGGTTCTACTCCATACACATATGTTTGGAATGGCGGAACACCTGCAGTTACTTCATCTACTTCAAGTACTATCAGCGGTTTAGCTGCCGGCACTTATAATGTAACAATTACAGATGCAAACGGATGTGTACTTCCGGCATCAGTAACTGTTACTGAGCCAACAGTACTTGCTACACCGACAACTTCATCTTCGAATGCGGCTTGCGGCAAGAGCAATGGTTCGGCTACAGCATTCTCTTCTGGTGGTACAGGTGCTATGACCTATGTTTGGGATAATAGCACAACCGGTGATAATGCAACAGGATTATCTGTAGGTACTTATACAGTTACTGTTACAGATGCGAATGGTTGCAGTAAATCAAATACAGTAACAATCGGCACATCAAACGGTCCGGTGGCGGTTGCTACGGGTACTGCTCCACTTTGTAACGGAGGTACAAACGGAACAGCTACGGTATCTGCTACAACAGCAACAGGCACTCCACCATACACTTATAGCTGGAGCACAGGTGCAACTACCACTACAATCTCCTCACTTGTTGCAGATTCTACCTATACTGCAACTGTGACGGATTCTAAAGGTTGCTCAAGTGTTTCAACAGTTACGATGGGCAACCCTGCACCTTTAGCCAGCACAGCATCCGGATATGCAGCGCTTTGCGGCAGCAATAATGGAAGTACTAAAGTTGTAGTTGCAGGAGGTACACCGGCGTTCACTTACAGCTGGAGCAATGGCGGTGTTACCGATTCAATATCTAACCTGTCGGCCGGAACGTATACGGTTGCTATTGTTGATGCAAATGGTTGTACAACAAGTTCAACTGCAATTGTTGGAACAATATCAAGTTCTATACTGGTTGTCATCCCTGCTCAACAAACGATAAATGCGGGTGAGTTCGTTTCGATCACCGTTAGTGGTGGTGTAACTTATACATGGTCGCCTGGCGCAGGATTAAATTGCACAAACTGTCCTAACCCGGTAGCAACACCAACAGTTACGACTACCTATACAGTAACTGCTATCGATGCCAACGGTTGTACAGCAACAGCAATGATGACTGTAACTGTAAGACAGGCTTGTGATGATGAATCAGATGTTTACATCGCGAACATCTTCTCGCCAAACGATGACGGTAAGAACGACAAGCTCTTCGTAGAAGGTAACGGCTTAACAGATATCTACTGGGCTATTTACGATCGTTGGGGTAACCTGCTCTTTGAAGCCTTCAACCAGACAAGTGGTTGGGATGGAACAAGAAAAGGCAATCCAATGGAGTCCGGTACTTATGTGTACTACTTACGAGCCACCTGTCTCAAAACAAATACAGAGGTTAGGTTGAAAGGCAACGTGACTATAGTAAAATAATATAACCTAAAAACACACAAAGGGTATCACTTAAATGTGGTACCCTTTTGTATTTATGGCCATTGCGTAAATTTATACATCAGGATATAATTGCCCAAATTTCATTATAGAGGTAATAAAGCCAGGCGGTCATATCATCCATTCGTTAAAAAAGAAGAGCAGCTGTGTTCCAGATTACGCTTAAATGCTTATTATTAAACCCTGATCTGTTATGAACGGCCCTTTACATATCTCTGACGAACATTTTATGCATGAAGCCCTAAAAGAGGCCCGTAAAGCCTTTGATGCGGATGAAGTACCTGTTGGGGCAGTAATTGTTTGTGACAACAAGATCATAGCACGCGCCCATAATTATACGCAACGTTTAAATGATGTTACCGCCCATGCCGAGATGCAGGCATTTACATCGGCGGCAAGTTACCTAGGCGGAAAATACCTGGATGAATGCATTCTGTATGTAACCCTCGAACCCTGTGCAATGTGCGCCGGGGCAGGATTCTGGACTCAATTAGGTAAAGTTATATACGGTGCAAGTGATCCTAAACGGGGCTATTCAATAGTCGGCACTCCCCTGCTCCATCCCAAAACAAAAGTTGTGAGTGGGTTGCTTGAACAGGAGTGTTCGAGTATTTTGAAAGAGTTTTTCCTCAAGAAGAGATTATAGGTTTGAAAAGGTCGGAAGACAGAAGCCCAAAGACCAGAGTAAAAAAACATCGTCGGACTTCGGACTTCTGACTTCGGTCTTTTTTATTTCTTCAACTCCTTATCCGGAGCCAGGATCGGCGCTTGCTCAGTTTTAACAAGCTTTCCGTCATTATCGAGTTCAACTACTTCGTAATCAAGTTTCACCATCCTGTCATATAATTTCGCTTTATCACCAACAATCACAATATGCATTTTTTCGTACGGCAAATATTTTTTAGCGACGGCGTCAACATCAGGCTTGGTCATATTCTTTAATATTTCGTTCTGCTTTTCAACAAAATTTTTATCCAGATCGTAATCCAGTATGCGCTTTAAGAAAAAAGCCCTTTGCATAGGTGTTTCATACCGTAAAGCATCACTCTGACCCATTGACATTCTGGTAAATTCAAGCTCTTCATTGGTTACACCACTTTGTGTGTACCCTTTTATCTCCTTCATGAATTCAACCACAGAACTGTCTGTAGCATCCGCTTTAACGCCTGCAGCGGCAGTGAAAGGACCAATATATTTTGAACCGTTAAAGCCTGAACGTGCTCCATAGGTCCAGCCTTTGTCTTCCCTGAGGTTAAGATTGATACGGCTGCTGAACGCCATACCCAAAGGGTAATTCATTATATACGCCTTGAAATATTCACCGGTAGCGTCATAAGGCAGAGCCAGGTAGCCGATACGTATCTCTGACTGAGGGGCCTTTTCTTTGTTTACAAGATATATTCTTGTTTTATCAATAGCAGGTATTGAGGGCTGGACACCGCGCTCAACTTTTATCTCCTTCCAGTTTTTCAAAAAATCAAGCCTGGCAAGGGCTTCCTCCCTGCTGATATCGCCTACAACAATTGCCTGTGAAATAACGGGTGAAATATTCTTATTGTAATAATCCTTCACATCCTCAAGTGTAATTGAGTTTACAGTTAATGTGATACCGGAAACAGGAACAGCCATGATGCTCTTTTCGCCATACAACAATTTGTTATACACATTATTGGCAATAACGGTTGGTTTTGTAGACTGATCGGCGATAAGCTGAAGTTGTTCATTCTTTGAGCGCTCAAAATCCTCTTTGTCAAACTTAGAATGCAGGAGCATCTCTTCCGCAAGTTTTAAGGTGGCATCAACATTCTTTTTAAGTGAATTGATCGTCATTGTAATACTGTTTTCATTCGAACTGACTTCTATAGAACTTCCCAGGCGGTCAAGCTCATCACTTATCTGTTCGGCCGTATGAGCGGTAGTGGCTTCGTTCATGAGATTGGCAGTAAGCATGGCAATACCCGCCTTATTCTCGTCTTCAAAACGATGGCCTGCTTCAATATTAATCTGAATGGATACACTGGGTACTTCATCACTTTTTGTACCTATGAGGTTAAGTCCATTGGGCATTTTCTCTTTCCAAAGATCAGGAACCTTAACAACTGGATTAGGACCGGGTGTTGGGTGTTTGCTTCTGTCGAAATTATCTTTTGCTTTGTTATAAGTCAGATTTTTGTACTCGTCACTTTCTTTAACATTTTCAACATTACGCGCCGGGATCTGGTAATTATCAGGTTTGGCCTTCATTTGCGGCTGACCTTTAGGATAAACACTTAAAACAACTGCAGATTTTCCTTTAATGTATTGCTTATATACCCGCATCACATCCTCCTTTGTAACTTTCATGTAACGATCGAGATCCTTTTGTGTATAGTTGGCGTCTCCGACAAATGTTTGATATGAAGCCAGTTTAGATGCTTTTCCACTTACACTGCTTAAGGACTTGATCGCATTTGACTCGAACCGCGCTTTAAAACGCTTAAGGTCATCATCAGTAATACCACGCTTTTCAAAATCATTAAGAGTCACACGTACAAGTGAATCCATCTGTGCGAGTGTTTTACCGGGATAAGCAATAACGCTGATCGTAAACTGTCCGGAAACCTCACTGCAAGGATTGTTAACATTGGCTTGCAGAGCAAGCTGTGGTTTAACAAATGTTTGATAGAACGGAGATGTTTTACCATCAGACAGGGCCGCAGACAAAGCGTCAAGCGGAGCTTCGTCGGGGTGATAATTATTTACGGAAGGGAAAGCCATATACAGCATGGGGAAACGGATCTTATCTTCGTACGATACATAACGATCCTTATCAAGTACAGCTCGCTGTTTAGGGATCGGCTTCACTTCAGGCCCTTTGGGTATAGGGCCAAAATATTTTTCAGCCAATTTAATCACATCACTTGTATTAACATCTCCGGCTACTGTAAGCACCGCGTTATTCGGGCCATACCAACGCATAAAAAATTTCTTCAGGTCATTAACATCAACCCGGTTAAGGTCTTCAATATAGCCAATGGTTGTCCAGGAATATGGATGTCCAACGGGATACAAAGCTTCACCTGTCTTTTCGCCGATAAGTCCATAAGGGCGATTGTCGTAATTCTGGCCACGTTCATTTTTAACGGTGGCGCGTTGTATTTCAAATTTCTTTTGACTTACAGCATCCAGCAAAAAGCCCATGCGATCGGCTTCCAGCCAAAGTGCTGTCTCGAGATAGTTGGAAGGAAGAGTTTCAAAATAATTAGTCCGGTCAAAATTGGTGGTACCATTCATTGTACCACCAGCCTGGCTTACTATCTTAAAATGTTCATCATCAGCCACATGATCCGACCCCTGGAACATCATATGTTCAAAAAAGTGAGCAAACCCCGAACGGCCCACCTGTTCGCGGTTAGAACCGACATGATAAGTTACATCAACATGACAAACCGGATCGGAATGATCTTCGTGTACGATAATTGTTAAACCGTTATCAAGCAAAAATTTCTGGTAAGGGATCACAAGTTCATTTCCCTTTTTTACGACCTTTTCAATCTGTTTTACTTTAACAGCTTGAGCAGCAATTGAAGTTGCAATTGCCATAAAATAAATAAAAAGCGACTTTTTCATGTGTATGTATTTAAGTGTTATAGTTCTATATAATGATACAAAACTATCAAAATTCACTTTACTATCAATTGAAATTGAGCCAAAGTATAAATGAAGAGGACAAGAGCACTAAAATGAGGATGGATGGTTGGGGAGGCGGTTATTGGTTGGTAGTTGTTGGTTGTTATTCCCGGTTTTCAAATTTGCATTTTCCGACAACTGACACTGACAACTAACAACCGACAACTACTTACGGCGCTGTAAGATTAACATTTATACTGCATCCGTTCTTATCAGTAATATTTACCGAATATGCGCCCGGACAAAGCTGGTTTTTATACCGGTTGGTATATCCACCCGAGGCGGGCCAAGCATAGTTATATGGATTTGTGCCACCCGAGCCGGTAACCATGATCCATTCTTTGCATCCGCAGCCTGTACAATTGGCGGTTCCTTTTGTAAATTGACCCGCTAAAGGCTGAGGCGAAATTATTGCAGTAGTAGAAGTGGCAGTACAGCCTTTCGAATCAGTAACAGTTACCGAATAATTGCCAGCAGGAAGACCAGTGGCGGTTTGCGTGGTTTGCCCGTTACTCCAATTGTAAGTATAAGGTGAGGTGCCGCCTCCTGGATTTGCGATAACACTTCCATCGGTACCGGCGTTGCAGGTTATGTTAGTTGGTGCGGCAGTGATAGCAACAGATGCATTTACCGTTACAGCAGCAGTGGAGATGGCAGTATTTCCTCCCGCATCGGTTATTGTGACCGTATAAGCGGTGGTTGATGAAGGACAAGGGTTAATATTTTGCGTGGTTGCACTATTGCTCCAAGAATATGTGTATGGTAATGTTCCATTACTGCCGCTTGCTGATACAGTAGCACAAGCTCCCGAACAGATACTTGCTCCGGTAGCCAATGCAGTGATACCGCCACAAGAGGTAACAGTTATATATGATGTTTTTATTAAACTATCCTTTTTGCAAGTTGTAGTAAGAGTTAGCTGTACACTATAGTTTCCGGCTATTGGATAGCTAACTATTGGATTTATAGCTGTAGAACTTGCCGGATTACCGCCTGTAAATGTCCATTGAAATTTATATCCCGAAGTATCGCAGGAATTACTTACCGTTGGTGTAAATGTAACAGGAGCATTAACACATACGGCAGTTGCGCTGGCAGAATAATTTAAGCCAAGCACCTTAGCTTCACATAGATTAATACACAGCTGCCTGATAAAGGCATCGGAAGCTCCCCAGGTACCAACAACGCCACCAAACACTGTTTGAAAAGCACCTGCTGTTACGGGGTAATTTCCATGAGTAAAACCTGTAAGGTATAATATATTACCATCTATAGTAATTGTATTCCCATAATTATCCGCGTCATCTTCAAGGTTCCCACCCATATACGTTATACAGCGCTGCTTTCCACCGGGATCATATTTTGCTATATACTGATCTTCATTTTCGTTTACCGGGCCGCCGCCAAAAGCAGTTTGATAAGCACATGGACTGATGGGATAATTCCCGGGACCCTGGTCCTCAAAATCTCCGGCGATATATATATTATTATTCCCATCGGTAGCTATGCCCCAAACATATTCATTGACATTTCCTCCAAGATAAGTTCCCCATTGACGAACTCCTGCGCTATTAAATTTAACCACATACGTATCAATATTAAGTCCGCCACCACCATTGCTTACCTGGTAAGCTCCAGCGGAAGAGATTCCGGTCATTGAATTGGTAACACCACTTAATATTACATTACCAAGGCCATCACATGTGTTCATACATGTGTAATACTCCTGAGCCGTTCCTCCATAGTAAGTGGCCCATAACCGGGCTCCTGCTGAACTAAATTTAAATAAAAACCCATCGTAAAATCCGCCCGCAAAAAGAGGCTGGTGACAACCTGGAGAAACAGGAAAATTTGCTGAAGTCGTTATTCCTGATAAGTAAATGCTTGCTGTAACGGTATCATAAGAGATGCCACCATTTCCCCAATTTTCTCCACTGGAACCACCTACATAGCTGCCCCAGGTACGGTTTCCAATGGATGTAAATTTTACCAGAAAAACATCTCCGAACCCGTTAAGTGCTACTTGAAAAGCACCTGCAGTTGAAATACCAGTGGTTGAAGACGTAGAGCCATATAAATAAATATTTGAACCATCAGTAGCAACATCATAACCAGAATCCCCGCCGGTACTTCCGTAATAAGTGCCCCATAGCCTTAGTCCTGCCGGAGAAAATTTGTAAAGGAAAGCATCACTTGAACCACCTGTTGCACTTTGGTACAACACATTTCCTGCGGATGCACCAACTGGGAAATTGGTTGATCGTGTAGTTCCGGCCACTAATATATTACCAAAGTTATCTGAAGCAACTCCTGTAGGTCCTTCGCTGCCTGATCCTCCCAGGTAGGTTGCCCATAACATGGTGCCGCCTGAATTCATTTCTACTATAAATGAATCATAAATACCAACACCGCCGCCGCCAAAAACTGTTTGAAAAGCACCTACAGTAACAGGTAAGCCAACTGAGGCAGTTTGTCCCGTAAAAGCTACATTACCTGAAATATCCGTTGTTACAGAACAACCAAAATCCGGATCACTCCCACCGTAATAGGAAACCCAGGGATCGATCACTAAAGGAAATGAAGAATTATAAATAGAAAATGAAAAATTAATAATTACCTCCCCTGCGGATATTCGGGTTAAGACATATGTTGTTTTTATATCAATAATCTTCCCATTAATATTTTGATACACCTTAGGTATGGATTCATAAAATTCGTTCAGGCTGGTTTTGACAACTAAATTTCCTGCGCGGTTAATGTGTATGTCTTCCGCGCCTGTCCAGTGTAGTTTTATCTGGTTAGCGTCTGCGTTTGGTTTTACAATGATGTTGTACTTTAATCCGTTTTCCTGGTTACCATAATAACTTACATCGATGTTGTTATAAATATTTGTATAGGTTACCTTATTGTATTGCTTTACATGTGTTACTCCCATAGGACAATGGCCATAGTAATAATTGTTGTACCCTTCCACTTCATCTTCATTGACAAAAGTTAGATTTTTATTTCCCGCCTGTTCTGAAGTTATATCATTCGTTAATATTGCAGAAGATGGGTGAGTGGGCAAACAATTGACAAAGTCCATATCGATCCTGTGTATTTTCAATGTTTGCTTTTGAATTACCTCATATTTCCCATGCTGTTCATTAGCTTGGTCAAGAGGAGCTGAAGCTTCTTTTTTCAGTTTTTCTGCCTGTTCTTCTGCATCATGCATTACTTCTCCCATGTTGGTAAATACATAACTTAAACCTGTTTCACGCAGATATATGTTCGACCCACCTCCATTGGCTTTGTATAATATATCCGGACGAAATTTGCCATTCATATCCGCTATTTGTCCTTTGTTTGGGGTGAAACGCAGGCCATTTCCGCGTTGGCTTTGGGCAGGTTGCTTCTTCGCCTCAGTTGTATTTTTACCTAAATTGGTATTGGCCCCTACATAATTCACAAAAAGTAGCGACTGTAGTACAGAAATATATAATATGTTTTTAAGCGCAGTATTAAAATTTGAATTTTTCATGATGCAAATTAGACTTTCCTAAAGTGTAAATTTAAACCAGAAATCATAATATATCAATCAATATTTAATGGAAGGTAATGTTCTTAATAGTAGTTATAATCCATATTATGCATAAAAAATAGTAAAATTGAATATATATCTATAAATATTATATCATAGGTAAGGTCTTTGAAAACAAATTACTATGTTTATACATCTACTATTTCTTTAATAAATTATGCAATCCCCATCCGATA
Proteins encoded in this window:
- a CDS encoding nucleoside deaminase → MNGPLHISDEHFMHEALKEARKAFDADEVPVGAVIVCDNKIIARAHNYTQRLNDVTAHAEMQAFTSAASYLGGKYLDECILYVTLEPCAMCAGAGFWTQLGKVIYGASDPKRGYSIVGTPLLHPKTKVVSGLLEQECSSILKEFFLKKRL
- a CDS encoding insulinase family protein is translated as MKKSLFIYFMAIATSIAAQAVKVKQIEKVVKKGNELVIPYQKFLLDNGLTIIVHEDHSDPVCHVDVTYHVGSNREQVGRSGFAHFFEHMMFQGSDHVADDEHFKIVSQAGGTMNGTTNFDRTNYFETLPSNYLETALWLEADRMGFLLDAVSQKKFEIQRATVKNERGQNYDNRPYGLIGEKTGEALYPVGHPYSWTTIGYIEDLNRVDVNDLKKFFMRWYGPNNAVLTVAGDVNTSDVIKLAEKYFGPIPKGPEVKPIPKQRAVLDKDRYVSYEDKIRFPMLYMAFPSVNNYHPDEAPLDALSAALSDGKTSPFYQTFVKPQLALQANVNNPCSEVSGQFTISVIAYPGKTLAQMDSLVRVTLNDFEKRGITDDDLKRFKARFESNAIKSLSSVSGKASKLASYQTFVGDANYTQKDLDRYMKVTKEDVMRVYKQYIKGKSAVVLSVYPKGQPQMKAKPDNYQIPARNVENVKESDEYKNLTYNKAKDNFDRSKHPTPGPNPVVKVPDLWKEKMPNGLNLIGTKSDEVPSVSIQINIEAGHRFEDENKAGIAMLTANLMNEATTAHTAEQISDELDRLGSSIEVSSNENSITMTINSLKKNVDATLKLAEEMLLHSKFDKEDFERSKNEQLQLIADQSTKPTVIANNVYNKLLYGEKSIMAVPVSGITLTVNSITLEDVKDYYNKNISPVISQAIVVGDISREEALARLDFLKNWKEIKVERGVQPSIPAIDKTRIYLVNKEKAPQSEIRIGYLALPYDATGEYFKAYIMNYPLGMAFSSRINLNLREDKGWTYGARSGFNGSKYIGPFTAAAGVKADATDSSVVEFMKEIKGYTQSGVTNEELEFTRMSMGQSDALRYETPMQRAFFLKRILDYDLDKNFVEKQNEILKNMTKPDVDAVAKKYLPYEKMHIVIVGDKAKLYDRMVKLDYEVVELDNDGKLVKTEQAPILAPDKELKK
- a CDS encoding SBBP repeat-containing protein — translated: MKNSNFNTALKNILYISVLQSLLFVNYVGANTNLGKNTTEAKKQPAQSQRGNGLRFTPNKGQIADMNGKFRPDILYKANGGGSNIYLRETGLSYVFTNMGEVMHDAEEQAEKLKKEASAPLDQANEQHGKYEVIQKQTLKIHRIDMDFVNCLPTHPSSAILTNDITSEQAGNKNLTFVNEDEVEGYNNYYYGHCPMGVTHVKQYNKVTYTNIYNNIDVSYYGNQENGLKYNIIVKPNADANQIKLHWTGAEDIHINRAGNLVVKTSLNEFYESIPKVYQNINGKIIDIKTTYVLTRISAGEVIINFSFSIYNSSFPLVIDPWVSYYGGSDPDFGCSVTTDISGNVAFTGQTASVGLPVTVGAFQTVFGGGGVGIYDSFIVEMNSGGTMLWATYLGGSGSEGPTGVASDNFGNILVAGTTRSTNFPVGASAGNVLYQSATGGSSDAFLYKFSPAGLRLWGTYYGSTGGDSGYDVATDGSNIYLYGSTSSTTGISTAGAFQVALNGFGDVFLVKFTSIGNRTWGSYVGGSSGENWGNGGISYDTVTASIYLSGITTSANFPVSPGCHQPLFAGGFYDGFLFKFSSAGARLWATYYGGTAQEYYTCMNTCDGLGNVILSGVTNSMTGISSAGAYQVSNGGGGLNIDTYVVKFNSAGVRQWGTYLGGNVNEYVWGIATDGNNNIYIAGDFEDQGPGNYPISPCAYQTAFGGGPVNENEDQYIAKYDPGGKQRCITYMGGNLEDDADNYGNTITIDGNILYLTGFTHGNYPVTAGAFQTVFGGVVGTWGASDAFIRQLCINLCEAKVLGLNYSASATAVCVNAPVTFTPTVSNSCDTSGYKFQWTFTGGNPASSTAINPIVSYPIAGNYSVQLTLTTTCKKDSLIKTSYITVTSCGGITALATGASICSGACATVSASGSNGTLPYTYSWSNSATTQNINPCPSSTTAYTVTITDAGGNTAISTAAVTVNASVAITAAPTNITCNAGTDGSVIANPGGGTSPYTYNWSNGQTTQTATGLPAGNYSVTVTDSKGCTATSTTAIISPQPLAGQFTKGTANCTGCGCKEWIMVTGSGGTNPYNYAWPASGGYTNRYKNQLCPGAYSVNITDKNGCSINVNLTAP